A genomic region of Eucalyptus grandis isolate ANBG69807.140 chromosome 5, ASM1654582v1, whole genome shotgun sequence contains the following coding sequences:
- the LOC120293793 gene encoding TMV resistance protein N-like: MVVPAVTAMEAVTAAPASSSHDGGSERGLMAVTALANSSHDGELGGYEVFLSFRGPDTRLTIADSLYEAIKDVGIRVFKDDKELRVGKEIGGSLLQAIDESRIYIPIFSKNYASSKWCLRELTYIVKSSRDDAEKVILPIFYYVDADDVKLKTELYRQALQKHENDSGKDTAKQWEEALKEVVRIKGWNLKDYRYR, from the coding sequence ATGGTGGTGCCTGCAGTGACGGCGATGGAGGCGGTGACAGCAGCTCCAGCAAGTAGTAGCCATGATGGCGGATCAGAGAGGGGGCTGATGGCGGTGACAGCACTGGCAAACAGTAGCCATGATGGTGAATTGGGGGGCTATGAGGTATTCTTAAGCTTCAGAGGGCCTGACACCCGCTTAACCATTGCGGATTCTCTCTACGAAGCCATTAAAGATGTAGGGATCCGCGTTTTCAAAGACGACAAAGAGCTCCGAGTTGGTAAAGAGATTGGAGGCAGTCTTTTGCAAGCAATCGACGAATCCAGAATTTACATCCCgattttctccaaaaattacgCTTCAAGTAAGTGGTGCCTCCGTGAGCTCACGTACATAGTGAAGTCATCGAGAGATGATGCTGAGAAAGTGATACTCCCTATATTCTACTACGTGGATGCGGATGATGTTAAGCTAAAGACCGAGTTATATAGACAAGCCCTCCAAAAGCACGAGAATGACTCCGGGAAGGATACGGCAAAGCAGTGGGAGGAGGCTTTAAAAGAGGTTGTCAGAATTAAAGGATGGAATCTAAAAGATTACCGGTATCGTTAG
- the LOC104443059 gene encoding protein SUPPRESSOR OF npr1-1, CONSTITUTIVE 1 isoform X2: protein MRLAGEPNWFGGGSRIIITTRNIEFLVKEGEDDNLPIPNGGQFSFYDMLEMNSHYSLELFCERALGCAKPPLSYMDITKRLIDALGGLPLALNVVGSTLRGKCPSTWENALCKLKKVMNEDVKKKLMISYEALDHNQQQIYLDIACFFVNEKKTIVVKYWDVIFGYSTEIEVNILKRMSLIKISNDNKLWMHDQLRDLGRSIVHPESGEIHMKGTRLWSPKDAFHIVRTETGTKDVVALNLGTLDPHKTYIFKRKQFMGLVNLRFLQLNHGNFEGDFKNVFFELRWLSWSNCPSKFRATNFGLKNLTILMLYGNNVTEDWGGWCQIMLLQHHGEMFFYMDVQALARHIIDATTMTCYLQSISVKGRAVDKCIGTF from the exons ATGAGGCTTGCAGGTGAGCCCAACTGGTTTGGTGGGGGTAGTAGAATCATCATAACAACAAGGAATATTGAATTCTTGGTAAAGGAAGGTGAGGATGACAATCTCCCAATCCCTAATGGTGGACAATTTTCATTCTACGATATGCTGGAGATGAATTCACATTATTCTCTTGAACTTTTCTGTGAGCGTGCCTTGGGATGTGCCAAGCCTCCGCTTAGTTACATGGATATCACAAAAAGGCTAATCGATGCACTAGGAGGACTTCCATTGGCTCTCAATGTCGTAGGTTCCACGCTCCGTGGAAAATGCCCAAGTACATGGGAAAATGCCCTATGTAAGttaaagaaggtgatgaatgagGATGTCAAGAAGAAGCTGATGATAAGCTATGAAGCATTAGATCATAATCAACaacaaatttatcttgatattgcatgtttcTTCGTCAacgaaaagaaaacaattgtaGTTAAATATTGGGATGTGATTTTTGGGTATTCGACCGAAATCGAGGTCAATATCCTCAAGCGCATGTCTTTGATAAAAATATCCAACGATAATAAActatggatgcatgaccaacttAGAGACCTTGGAAGGAGTATCGTCCATCCAGAAAGTGGCGAAATCCATATGAAGGGTACAAGATTGTGGTCTCCCAAGGATGCCTTTCATATAGTGCGAACAGAAACG ggAACCAAGGACGTAGTGGCGCTCAATCTTGGTACACTTGACCCCCATAAGACATACATATTTAAGCGCAAGCAATTCATGGGCTTGGTCAATCTTAGGTTCCTTCAATTGAACCATGGAAATTTTGAAGGAGACTTTAAGAATGTTTTCTTCGAGTTGAGATGGCTCTCTTGGAGCAATTGCCCTTCGAAATTCCGAGCTACCAACTTTGGGTTGAAGAACCTAACGATTCTCATGCTATATGGGAATAACGTTACTGAAGATTGGGGAGGATGGTGTCAAATCATG CTCCTTCAACACCATGGTGAAATGTTCTTTTACATGGACGTCCAGGCTTTGGCAAGACATATTATTGATGCTACAACAATGACTTGTTATCTTCAATCCATATCAGTAAAAGGGCGAGCTGTGGATAAGTGCATCGGTACTTTTTAG
- the LOC104443059 gene encoding disease resistance protein RPV1 isoform X1: protein MRLAGEPNWFGGGSRIIITTRNIEFLVKEGEDDNLPIPNGGQFSFYDMLEMNSHYSLELFCERALGCAKPPLSYMDITKRLIDALGGLPLALNVVGSTLRGKCPSTWENALCKLKKVMNEDVKKKLMISYEALDHNQQQIYLDIACFFVNEKKTIVVKYWDVIFGYSTEIEVNILKRMSLIKISNDNKLWMHDQLRDLGRSIVHPESGEIHMKGTRLWSPKDAFHIVRTETGTKDVVALNLGTLDPHKTYIFKRKQFMGLVNLRFLQLNHGNFEGDFKNVFFELRWLSWSNCPSKFRATNFGLKNLTILMLYGNNVTEDWGGWCQIMVAEQLKILQLEDCPFLRKMPKFSTFSQLEKLILRCIRLRKIDKSIGNLQHLDYLEIKSEAIESPSESIGSLKSLTVLRIERTPSRKPHSIGNLANVKSLILPCKEIQKLPDSIGQLESLLELDVQYLKISELPHSIGNLERLKVLRIWNSYLEKLPDSIGRLQSLVELNLSDSRIKSLPDCIGNLKKLKVLNLHDSCISELPKTIGMLENLEELDACSEYLVGKFQVKSGHYPH from the exons ATGAGGCTTGCAGGTGAGCCCAACTGGTTTGGTGGGGGTAGTAGAATCATCATAACAACAAGGAATATTGAATTCTTGGTAAAGGAAGGTGAGGATGACAATCTCCCAATCCCTAATGGTGGACAATTTTCATTCTACGATATGCTGGAGATGAATTCACATTATTCTCTTGAACTTTTCTGTGAGCGTGCCTTGGGATGTGCCAAGCCTCCGCTTAGTTACATGGATATCACAAAAAGGCTAATCGATGCACTAGGAGGACTTCCATTGGCTCTCAATGTCGTAGGTTCCACGCTCCGTGGAAAATGCCCAAGTACATGGGAAAATGCCCTATGTAAGttaaagaaggtgatgaatgagGATGTCAAGAAGAAGCTGATGATAAGCTATGAAGCATTAGATCATAATCAACaacaaatttatcttgatattgcatgtttcTTCGTCAacgaaaagaaaacaattgtaGTTAAATATTGGGATGTGATTTTTGGGTATTCGACCGAAATCGAGGTCAATATCCTCAAGCGCATGTCTTTGATAAAAATATCCAACGATAATAAActatggatgcatgaccaacttAGAGACCTTGGAAGGAGTATCGTCCATCCAGAAAGTGGCGAAATCCATATGAAGGGTACAAGATTGTGGTCTCCCAAGGATGCCTTTCATATAGTGCGAACAGAAACG ggAACCAAGGACGTAGTGGCGCTCAATCTTGGTACACTTGACCCCCATAAGACATACATATTTAAGCGCAAGCAATTCATGGGCTTGGTCAATCTTAGGTTCCTTCAATTGAACCATGGAAATTTTGAAGGAGACTTTAAGAATGTTTTCTTCGAGTTGAGATGGCTCTCTTGGAGCAATTGCCCTTCGAAATTCCGAGCTACCAACTTTGGGTTGAAGAACCTAACGATTCTCATGCTATATGGGAATAACGTTACTGAAGATTGGGGAGGATGGTGTCAAATCATG GTGGCAGAACAATTGAAAATCCTACAGCTTGAGGACTGTCCATTCCTTAGAAAGATGCCCAAGTTCTCCACATTCTCGCAGCTAGAGAAATTGATTCTTAGATGCATTCGACTAAGAAAGATTGACAAGTCCATTGGCAATCTACAACATCTTGATTACCTAGAGATAAAGAGTGAAGCTATTGAGTCGCCATCGGAGTCCATTGGCAGTTTAAAATCTTTGACAGTGCTAAGAATAGAACGGACACCCTCAAGGAAGCCTCACTCAATTGGCAATTTAGCAAATGTGAAGTCTCTAATCTTGCCATGCAAGGAAATTCAAAAGCTTCCTGACTCTATCGGACAATTGGAGTCACTACTTGAGCTAGATGtccaatatttaaaaattagtgAATTACCTCATTCTATTGGAAATCTTGAAAGGTTAAAAGTTTTACGCATTTGGAATTCCTATCTAGAAAAGCTACCAGACTCGATTGGGAGGCTCCAATCATTGGTCGAGTTGAAtttgagtgattcaagaatCAAGAGCTTACCTGATTgtattggaaatctcaaaaagTTGAAGGTACTAAATCTCCATGATAGTTGCATAAGTGAACTTCCGAAAACCATAGGAATGTTGGAAAATCTAGAAGAGTTAGATGCCTGCTCTGAATATCTGGTGGGGAAATTCCAAGTGAAATCGGGGCACTATCCTCATTGA